The following coding sequences are from one Macaca mulatta isolate MMU2019108-1 chromosome 7, T2T-MMU8v2.0, whole genome shotgun sequence window:
- the OR4M1 gene encoding olfactory receptor 4M1 encodes METANYTKVTEFVLTGLSQTREVQLVLFVIFLSFYLFILPGNILIICAIRLDPHLASPMYFLLANLAFLDIWYSSITAPKMLIDFFVERKIISFGGCIAQLFFLHFVGASEMFLLTVMAFDRYAAICRPLHYATIMNRRLCCILVALSWMGGFIHSIIQVALIVRLPFCGPNELDSYFCDITQVVRIACANTFPEELVMICSSGLISVVCFIALLMSYAFLLAMLKKHSGSGENTNRAMSTCYSHITIVVLMFGPSIYIYARPFDSFSLDKVISVFHTVIFPLLNPIIYTLRNKEVKVAMRKLVTKYILCKEK; translated from the coding sequence ATGGAAACTGCAAATTACACCAAGGTGACAGAATTTGTTCTCACTGGCCTATCCCAGACTCGGGAGGTCCAACTAGTCCTATTTGTTATATTTCTATCCTTCTATTTGTTCATCCTACCGGGAAATATCCTTATCATTTGCGCCATCAGGCTTGACCCTCATCTGGCTTCTCCTATGTATTTCCTGTTGGCTAATCTGGCCTTCCTTGATATTTGGTACTCTTCCATTACAGCCCCTAAAATGCTCATAGACTTCTTTGTGGAGAGGAAGATAATTTCCTTTGGTGGATGCATTGCACAGCTGTTCTTCTTACACTTTGTTGGGGCTTCGGAGATGTTCTTGCTCACAGTGATGGCCTTTGACCGCTATGCTGCTATCTGCCGACCCCTCCACTATGCTACCATCATGAATCGACGTCTCTGCTGTATCCTGGTGGCTCTCTCCTGGATGGGCGGCTTCATTCATTCTATAATACAGGTGGCTCTCATTGTTCGACTTCCTTTCTGTGGGCCCAATGAGTTAGACAGTTACTTCTGTGACATCACACAGGTTGTCCGGATCGCCTGTGCCAACACCTTCCCAGAGGAGTTAGTGATGATCTGTAGCAGTGGTCTGATCTCTGTGGTGTGTTTCATTGCTCTGTTAATGTCCTATGCCTTCCTTCTGGCCATGCTCAAGAAACATTCAGGCTCAGGTGAGAATACCAACAGGGCCATGTCCACCTGCTATTCCCACATTACCATTGTGGTGCTAATGTTTGGGCCATCCATCTACATTTATGCTCGCCCATTTGACTCTTTTTCCCTAGATAAAGTGATATCTGTGTTTCATACTGTAATATTCCCTTTACTTAATCCCATTATTTACACACTGAGAAACAAGGAAGTAAAGGTAGCCATGAGGAAGTTGGTCACCAAATATATCTTGTGTAAAGAGAAGTGA